The following proteins come from a genomic window of Dongia rigui:
- a CDS encoding GNAT family N-acetyltransferase, which translates to MPELIFRRATRADLEAIVDMLVDDYIGAKREDGSRPLNARYVAAFAAIEADPNQFLAVVEEDGEIVGSLQLTFIPGIARLGMWRGQIEGVRIKTSRRGSGLGHKMFDWAIAQCRAKGCELVQLAMDKTRTDTLRFYESLGFKASHEGLKLDLSK; encoded by the coding sequence ATGCCTGAACTCATCTTCCGCCGCGCCACGCGCGCCGATCTCGAAGCCATCGTCGACATGTTGGTCGATGATTATATCGGCGCCAAGCGTGAGGACGGGTCGCGGCCGTTGAATGCGAGATACGTCGCCGCCTTCGCGGCGATCGAGGCGGATCCGAACCAGTTCTTGGCCGTGGTCGAAGAGGACGGTGAGATCGTGGGCTCGCTGCAGCTCACCTTCATTCCCGGCATCGCGCGGCTCGGCATGTGGCGTGGGCAGATCGAGGGTGTCCGCATCAAGACATCACGTCGCGGCAGCGGCCTTGGCCACAAGATGTTCGATTGGGCCATCGCGCAATGCCGGGCCAAGGGCTGCGAGCTGGTGCAACTCGCCATGGACAAGACGCGCACCGACACCTTGCGCTTCTACGAATCGCTGGGCTTCAAGGCGAGCCATGAAGGGCTGAAGCTGGATTTGAGTAAGTAG
- the lhpI gene encoding bifunctional Delta(1)-pyrroline-2-carboxylate/Delta(1)-piperideine-2-carboxylate reductase, with product MTEQIPYLSPEIIDRNLDYKSLVGALRDAFAGDWTVPVRHHHGIPVPGEEDQTLLLMPAWDAGKSVGIKIVTITPGNGGRNLPAVQGIYLLLDGLTGAPKALMDGKCLTVRRTAAASALAASYAARQDAKVHLMVGAGALSRPLIEAHRAVRPITRSLLWARDFGKAQAAVADMGKAGIAVEAVKDLEAAVRQADIVSTGTLSREALVKGAWLKPGTHLDLVGAFLPEMRESDDEAVKRATVFVDTREGALKEAGDIVLAIKSGALTADRIAADLFDLARGKHKGRQSDDEITLFKSVGTAIEDLAAARLLMERV from the coding sequence ATGACCGAGCAAATCCCCTATCTCAGCCCCGAAATCATCGACCGGAATCTCGACTATAAGAGCCTGGTCGGTGCCCTCCGCGACGCCTTTGCCGGCGATTGGACGGTGCCCGTCCGCCACCATCACGGCATTCCGGTGCCGGGCGAGGAGGACCAGACCCTGCTGCTCATGCCCGCCTGGGATGCGGGCAAATCGGTCGGCATCAAGATCGTCACCATCACGCCGGGGAATGGTGGGCGCAATCTCCCCGCCGTCCAGGGCATCTATCTGCTGCTCGATGGCCTGACCGGTGCGCCCAAGGCGCTGATGGACGGCAAATGCCTCACCGTGCGCCGCACGGCTGCGGCCTCTGCGCTCGCCGCCTCATACGCGGCACGCCAGGATGCCAAGGTGCATCTCATGGTCGGTGCCGGGGCACTGTCACGGCCCTTGATCGAAGCGCATCGCGCGGTGCGGCCCATCACACGGTCGCTCCTCTGGGCCCGCGATTTCGGCAAGGCCCAGGCGGCCGTCGCCGACATGGGAAAGGCCGGGATAGCCGTCGAAGCGGTTAAGGACCTCGAAGCCGCCGTGCGGCAGGCCGACATCGTCAGCACCGGCACCCTCTCGCGCGAAGCCCTGGTGAAAGGCGCCTGGCTGAAGCCCGGCACCCATCTCGACCTTGTCGGCGCGTTCCTGCCCGAGATGCGCGAAAGCGACGACGAAGCGGTGAAGCGCGCGACGGTCTTCGTCGATACGCGTGAAGGGGCGCTGAAAGAAGCAGGCGATATCGTGCTGGCGATCAAATCCGGCGCACTCACCGCAGATCGCATCGCCGCCGATCTCTTCGACCTCGCGCGGGGCAAGCATAAGGGTCGCCAGAGCGATGACGAGATCACCCTCTTTAAATCGGTGGGGACGGCGATCGAAGATCTGGCCGCGGCACGGTTGCTGATGGAGCGGGTCTGA
- the miaB gene encoding tRNA (N6-isopentenyl adenosine(37)-C2)-methylthiotransferase MiaB — protein sequence MAKKLFIKTYGCQMNVYDSARMADVLAPLGYGPTNDPTEADMVVLNTCHIREKASEKTFSEIGRLRVEQARRQAEGADMIIAVAGCVAQAEGEEIMRRVPEIDIVLGPQTYHRLPEMVARATRARDQRRGAKFIRKHKGAGVLDTDFPAESKFDHLPDETGSQGISAFLAIQEGCDKFCTFCVVPYTRGAEFSRPVAQIVAEAKRLAAGGARELTLLGQNVNAYHGEGPDGGTWNLARLCHHLAEKVPQITRLRYTTSHPRDMDDDLIAAHRDLPSLMPFLHLPVQSGSDRILAEMNRQHTADHYRRLIDKLKAARPDIALSSDFIIGFPGETDADFKATLQLIEDVTFAQSFSFNYSPRPGTPAAVMAAQVPQDVMNARLQEVQALLEKQLIDFNRATLGKTVPVLLERRGRDEGQLVGKSPYLQAVHVDAPDHLIGTVADVEITDLGHYTLGGILAAKAAASHPAAGNVAELQPERAIA from the coding sequence TTGGCTAAGAAGCTCTTCATCAAGACCTATGGCTGCCAGATGAACGTCTATGACTCCGCCCGCATGGCGGATGTCCTGGCGCCTTTGGGCTATGGCCCGACCAACGACCCAACCGAGGCTGACATGGTCGTCCTCAACACCTGCCATATCCGCGAGAAGGCCTCGGAAAAGACCTTCAGCGAGATCGGCCGCCTGCGCGTCGAACAGGCGCGGCGCCAGGCCGAAGGCGCCGACATGATCATCGCCGTCGCCGGCTGCGTGGCGCAAGCCGAGGGCGAGGAGATCATGCGCCGCGTGCCTGAGATCGACATCGTGCTGGGGCCGCAGACCTATCACCGCCTGCCGGAAATGGTGGCGCGCGCGACGCGTGCGCGCGACCAGCGGCGCGGTGCCAAATTCATCCGCAAGCATAAAGGTGCCGGCGTCCTCGACACCGATTTCCCGGCCGAATCGAAATTCGATCATCTGCCGGATGAAACGGGATCGCAGGGTATCTCGGCCTTCCTCGCCATCCAGGAAGGTTGCGACAAGTTCTGCACCTTCTGTGTCGTGCCCTATACCCGCGGCGCCGAATTCTCGCGTCCCGTTGCACAGATCGTTGCCGAGGCAAAGCGGCTGGCAGCAGGCGGTGCGCGCGAACTCACATTGCTGGGGCAGAATGTCAACGCCTATCACGGCGAAGGCCCCGATGGCGGCACCTGGAATCTGGCGCGGCTTTGCCACCATCTGGCCGAGAAGGTGCCGCAGATCACGCGCCTGCGCTACACGACCTCGCATCCCCGTGACATGGATGACGACCTCATTGCCGCACACCGCGACCTGCCCAGCCTGATGCCGTTCCTGCATTTGCCGGTGCAATCCGGTTCGGACCGTATTCTTGCTGAAATGAACCGGCAGCACACGGCCGATCACTATCGGCGCCTCATCGACAAGCTCAAAGCGGCGCGGCCGGATATCGCGCTGTCGTCGGATTTCATCATTGGCTTTCCCGGCGAGACCGATGCCGATTTCAAGGCGACGCTGCAGCTCATCGAGGATGTGACCTTCGCCCAGAGCTTCTCGTTCAATTACAGCCCGCGCCCGGGAACGCCCGCCGCCGTGATGGCGGCACAAGTTCCGCAGGATGTGATGAACGCACGCCTCCAGGAAGTTCAGGCACTGCTGGAGAAACAGCTGATCGATTTCAACCGCGCCACACTTGGTAAAACCGTGCCGGTTCTCCTTGAACGTCGCGGTCGCGACGAGGGCCAGCTGGTTGGGAAATCGCCTTATTTGCAGGCGGTGCATGTCGATGCGCCGGATCATCTCATCGGCACGGTGGCCGATGTCGAAATCACCGACCTCGGGCATTACACCCTGGGCGGTATCCTGGCG